One Sagittula stellata E-37 genomic window carries:
- a CDS encoding OmpA family protein produces the protein MKTRNLVTSSVTALSIALGAPMSAQEASQLPPGQMQKLMGALQAMCAAEGDVPPALDCNLVAEASQDGSREGAVVDMAEDLAANGVAVPGVDLNQLLATGAPAEAADVAAAPDVAAEPDVAAGAEATASAEADAQAPAPADQPAEAQAQAEGNADSAVQADDLAAALQEQADTEANAAPEAAPEAEAETQAEVQQTAPEAEAQAEAEQAAPAPEAEAQAEAEQATPVGPAPEAETQAEAEQAAPAPEAEAQAEATGEVQADDLAAALEAEAQQAEDNAAAAVEQAEGAAEEAVQDAQDGVAEAQTEAEQALEQQAEAVVGEENIPTEADAQAQADAVAESEQSASAAAAASAEGGTEEPEAVQETVTEENTRQSDEDFTTTVNQSQAEAERYKQEARDAGEDAERARTVAGAALLGLGAVALNNILDNNDNVVSNSGDRVVVENNGRFRVLRNDDVLLRRPGAEVTTYQYNDGSTRNVVAYDDGTSVETVRAADGRVLRRTRILTDGSRVILFDDTQQAQEVVVGDLPQVSSRGNEERTIYREGTDAATLEQALASQVAPQVGRTFSLNQIRNIDRVRQLVPEVSVDTINFETNSAAIRPDEAQELAALGNALKAFIDKNPSEVFLIEGHTDAVGNYAYNLALSDRRAESVALALTEYFKVPPENMVLQGYGESDLLVPTADAERANRRAAVRRITPLLQNGG, from the coding sequence ATGAAAACCCGCAATCTCGTGACTTCGTCGGTCACAGCGCTGTCCATCGCGCTTGGTGCACCGATGTCCGCACAGGAAGCGTCGCAACTCCCCCCCGGGCAGATGCAGAAACTGATGGGCGCGCTACAGGCAATGTGTGCCGCAGAAGGTGACGTGCCGCCGGCGCTCGACTGCAACCTCGTGGCCGAGGCGTCTCAGGACGGCTCCCGCGAGGGCGCTGTCGTCGATATGGCGGAAGACCTCGCGGCCAATGGCGTGGCCGTGCCCGGCGTGGATCTGAACCAGTTGCTTGCCACCGGCGCCCCGGCCGAGGCGGCCGACGTGGCAGCTGCGCCCGACGTTGCAGCAGAGCCGGACGTGGCCGCGGGCGCGGAAGCGACGGCTTCGGCGGAAGCGGATGCACAGGCGCCGGCTCCAGCCGACCAACCGGCAGAGGCGCAGGCCCAGGCCGAAGGCAACGCAGACAGCGCAGTTCAGGCCGACGATCTTGCCGCGGCCCTGCAGGAGCAGGCTGACACAGAGGCCAATGCAGCGCCCGAAGCTGCCCCGGAGGCCGAAGCCGAAACACAGGCCGAAGTCCAGCAGACCGCGCCTGAAGCCGAGGCGCAGGCCGAAGCTGAACAGGCCGCACCCGCGCCTGAAGCCGAAGCTCAGGCCGAAGCCGAACAGGCCACACCGGTCGGACCCGCGCCTGAAGCCGAGACGCAGGCCGAAGCCGAACAGGCCGCACCCGCGCCCGAAGCCGAAGCACAGGCCGAAGCCACGGGTGAAGTGCAGGCCGACGATCTGGCCGCCGCCCTCGAAGCAGAGGCCCAGCAGGCCGAGGACAACGCCGCCGCCGCTGTCGAACAAGCCGAAGGTGCAGCCGAGGAGGCCGTTCAGGACGCACAGGATGGCGTTGCCGAAGCCCAGACCGAAGCCGAGCAGGCTCTGGAGCAGCAGGCCGAGGCTGTCGTGGGCGAAGAGAACATTCCGACCGAAGCAGATGCACAGGCCCAAGCCGACGCCGTGGCCGAGTCGGAGCAGTCGGCCTCTGCGGCTGCCGCAGCTTCTGCCGAAGGTGGCACGGAAGAGCCGGAAGCGGTCCAGGAAACCGTGACCGAGGAAAACACCCGCCAGTCGGACGAAGACTTCACCACCACGGTGAACCAGTCGCAGGCCGAAGCGGAGCGCTACAAGCAGGAAGCGCGCGATGCCGGTGAAGACGCCGAGCGTGCCCGCACGGTGGCCGGTGCCGCCCTTCTTGGTCTTGGCGCCGTTGCACTGAACAACATCCTCGACAACAACGACAACGTGGTGTCGAACTCTGGCGACCGCGTGGTGGTGGAGAATAACGGCCGTTTCCGCGTGCTGCGCAATGACGATGTGCTGTTGCGCCGCCCCGGGGCAGAGGTCACGACCTACCAGTACAACGATGGCTCCACCCGTAACGTGGTGGCCTACGACGATGGCACCTCGGTAGAGACCGTGCGCGCCGCCGATGGACGTGTGCTGCGCCGGACGCGGATCCTGACGGACGGATCCCGCGTCATCCTCTTCGACGACACACAGCAAGCGCAGGAAGTCGTTGTTGGCGATCTGCCGCAGGTCAGCTCGCGTGGGAACGAGGAGCGGACCATCTACCGCGAAGGTACCGACGCCGCGACGCTGGAACAGGCGCTGGCATCGCAGGTCGCGCCTCAGGTGGGCCGGACGTTCTCGCTGAACCAGATCCGCAATATCGACCGCGTGCGTCAGCTTGTGCCCGAGGTGAGCGTCGACACGATCAATTTCGAGACGAACAGCGCAGCCATTCGTCCGGATGAGGCCCAGGAACTCGCGGCGCTTGGCAACGCGCTCAAGGCGTTTATCGACAAGAACCCGAGCGAGGTCTTCCTGATCGAAGGCCACACAGACGCGGTGGGCAACTACGCCTACAACCTTGCTCTCTCGGACCGTCGAGCGGAGTCGGTGGCGCTTGCCCTGACCGAGTACTTCAAGGTCCCGCCAGAGAACATGGTCCTGCAGGGCTACGGCGAAAGCGATCTGCTTGTTCCGACCGCCGATGCCGAGCGCGCCAACCGCCGTGCCGCCGTGCGCCGGATCACGCCGCTCCTGCAGAACGGCGGATGA
- a CDS encoding vWA domain-containing protein — protein sequence MPEYLPLELPEHPKLAQNIIHFARALRRAGLPVGPGRVIDAIRAVEAAGFTERMDFYWTLHACFVNRPEHRVVFAQIFRLYWRDPRFLEHMMSMMLPAIRGVQEEKAAQSAEKRAAQALLGDQMPEVPQPEEEDGGTQVEVDASFTMSAEEKLRTLDFEQMSTEEIAQAKRMLSRLTLPVKPIASRRSQAAALGRRTDHRRTIRDALRKGGEIHSIAHAKPRLRWPNLVVLCDISGSMSQYSRMVLHFLHAVANEKGQGWAKVHAFTFGTRLTNISRHLATRDVDAALKAAGAEAQDWEGGTRIGACLHQFNRDWSRRVMGQGAVVLLITDGLDRDDAGALEKEMERLHLSARRLIWLNPLLRWDGFAPKATGIRAMLPHVDSFRAGHSIASLEELAEAISRPDDLGEKARLMQML from the coding sequence ATGCCAGAATACCTTCCTCTCGAACTCCCGGAACATCCGAAGCTCGCGCAGAACATCATCCATTTCGCGCGGGCGCTGCGTCGGGCCGGTCTGCCGGTAGGGCCGGGGCGGGTGATCGACGCCATCCGGGCCGTGGAGGCCGCAGGCTTCACCGAGCGGATGGATTTCTACTGGACGCTGCACGCCTGTTTCGTGAACCGGCCTGAGCACCGCGTGGTCTTTGCGCAGATCTTTCGGCTTTACTGGCGCGATCCGCGGTTTCTCGAACACATGATGTCTATGATGCTGCCCGCGATCCGTGGCGTGCAGGAGGAAAAGGCCGCCCAATCCGCCGAGAAGCGCGCGGCTCAGGCGCTGCTGGGCGACCAGATGCCCGAAGTCCCGCAGCCGGAGGAGGAGGACGGCGGCACGCAGGTGGAGGTCGACGCCTCCTTCACGATGTCCGCCGAGGAAAAGCTGCGCACGCTCGACTTCGAACAGATGTCGACCGAAGAGATCGCTCAGGCCAAGCGGATGCTGTCGCGGCTGACCCTTCCGGTCAAACCCATCGCCTCGCGCCGGTCGCAGGCGGCGGCGCTTGGGCGGCGCACCGATCACCGCCGCACGATACGCGATGCACTGCGCAAAGGCGGGGAAATCCACTCGATCGCACATGCCAAGCCACGCCTGCGATGGCCGAACCTGGTGGTGCTTTGCGACATCTCCGGTTCCATGAGCCAGTACAGCCGGATGGTCCTGCACTTCCTGCACGCGGTGGCAAACGAGAAGGGGCAGGGCTGGGCCAAGGTCCACGCCTTCACCTTCGGCACGCGGCTGACCAACATCTCGCGTCACCTCGCGACCCGGGATGTGGATGCCGCGCTGAAGGCCGCAGGGGCCGAGGCGCAGGATTGGGAAGGCGGGACACGGATCGGCGCCTGCCTGCATCAGTTCAACCGCGACTGGTCTCGCCGGGTGATGGGGCAGGGCGCGGTCGTCCTTCTGATCACCGACGGGCTGGACCGGGACGACGCCGGCGCGCTGGAAAAGGAAATGGAGCGTCTGCACCTTTCCGCACGTCGGCTGATCTGGCTCAATCCGCTTTTGCGTTGGGACGGTTTCGCACCCAAGGCCACCGGCATTCGCGCGATGCTGCCGCACGTTGACAGCTTTCGGGCGGGCCATTCGATTGCCTCTCTCGAAGAGCTGGCGGAGGCGATCTCACGCCCCGACGATCTGGGCGAGAAGGCCCGGCTGATGCAGATGCTCTGA
- a CDS encoding AAA family ATPase — translation MTIPNSIDEVQSTLASTGYVCGRALATVVFLSLKLGRPLFLEGEAGVGKTEIAKALAKSLNRRLIRLQCYEGLDASSAVYEWNFPAQMIAIRTAEAAGGSDRAALQTELFGPDYLIERPLLQAMRPDENGAPILLIDELDRTDEPFEAFLLEALSDFQVTIPEIGTIEAPEPPIVILTSNRTREVHDALKRRCLYHWVDYPKFGREVEILNARAPEVSETLSREIVAFVQSLRTEDIFKKPGVAETIDWAKCLLALDVVDLSPEVISDTLGAILKYQDDIAKIGGGEAGRLLDEARKSLEAV, via the coding sequence ATGACCATTCCCAATTCCATCGACGAGGTCCAGTCCACGCTGGCCTCCACCGGGTACGTCTGCGGGCGTGCGCTGGCAACAGTTGTGTTCCTGTCGCTGAAACTCGGCCGCCCGCTGTTTCTCGAAGGGGAGGCAGGCGTGGGCAAGACGGAGATCGCCAAGGCGCTGGCCAAGAGCCTGAACCGCCGCCTGATCCGCCTTCAATGCTACGAGGGACTCGATGCGTCCTCTGCCGTCTACGAGTGGAACTTCCCCGCCCAGATGATCGCGATCCGCACGGCGGAGGCGGCAGGCGGATCGGATCGCGCGGCCCTCCAGACCGAACTGTTCGGACCGGACTACCTGATCGAACGGCCGCTCCTGCAGGCCATGCGCCCCGATGAGAACGGCGCCCCGATCCTGCTGATCGACGAACTCGACCGCACGGACGAACCCTTCGAGGCCTTCCTGCTGGAGGCACTGTCAGACTTCCAGGTGACCATCCCCGAGATCGGCACAATCGAGGCGCCTGAACCGCCCATCGTCATCCTGACCTCCAACCGCACGCGCGAGGTGCACGATGCCCTGAAACGCCGCTGCCTGTACCACTGGGTCGACTATCCGAAATTCGGTCGCGAGGTGGAGATCCTGAACGCCCGCGCCCCGGAGGTCTCTGAAACCCTCTCGCGCGAGATCGTGGCTTTCGTGCAGTCGCTCAGAACGGAAGACATCTTCAAGAAGCCCGGGGTGGCGGAAACGATCGACTGGGCCAAGTGCCTCCTGGCGCTCGACGTGGTGGACCTGAGCCCGGAGGTCATCTCGGACACGCTGGGTGCAATCCTGAAGTACCAGGACGACATCGCCAAGATCGGGGGCGGCGAAGCCGGTCGCCTCCTCGACGAAGCCAGGAAGAGCCTCGAAGCCGTCTAG
- a CDS encoding glycosyltransferase family 2 protein, translated as MRITAVTCVKNEGPFLLEWIAFNRLLGVTDFLFYSNDCTDGTDALLDALADQGVLRLPNPAEGRNYQMEALKDAAHRPVVQGADWVWIADVDEFLNVHVGDHTIPALISACGDPQAISVTFQFFANDGVEAFEDRPVIEQFTRSHNPDLWCGETAIEVKSLIRKNFPLQYFGAHRPFFKDNKGEKKRPAWTDGSGRGVPHKFLVAANPRRIRKFPSTGAREYATLNHYALRSLDSYLVKNDRGDVNREGRVFDDTYWRERNDRAFRDTSIHRYLPALRKALAKLKADPTIARLHDDCVRLHREKRDALMAMPAYAEMHAHLRDLPPFPPGEYELMVELGLAPDQQPELAR; from the coding sequence ATGCGCATAACCGCAGTAACATGCGTGAAGAACGAGGGCCCGTTCCTGTTGGAATGGATCGCCTTCAATCGTCTTCTGGGTGTGACCGACTTCCTGTTCTATTCCAACGACTGCACAGATGGCACCGACGCGCTGCTGGACGCGCTGGCCGATCAGGGCGTCCTTCGCCTGCCCAACCCCGCCGAGGGGCGCAACTACCAGATGGAGGCGCTGAAAGACGCGGCCCATCGGCCCGTCGTGCAAGGGGCCGACTGGGTCTGGATCGCCGACGTCGACGAGTTCCTGAACGTGCATGTGGGCGACCACACGATCCCCGCGCTCATTTCGGCCTGCGGCGATCCGCAGGCGATCTCTGTCACGTTCCAGTTCTTCGCCAACGACGGCGTCGAGGCTTTCGAGGATCGACCGGTGATCGAGCAGTTCACCCGGTCGCACAACCCCGACCTCTGGTGCGGGGAGACGGCGATCGAAGTCAAATCCCTCATTCGGAAGAATTTCCCGCTGCAATACTTCGGCGCGCACCGCCCTTTCTTCAAGGACAACAAGGGCGAGAAAAAGCGGCCCGCGTGGACCGATGGTTCAGGGCGCGGCGTGCCGCACAAGTTCCTCGTGGCCGCCAATCCGCGGCGCATCCGCAAGTTTCCGTCTACCGGCGCGCGGGAATACGCCACGCTCAACCATTACGCGCTGCGCTCGCTCGACAGCTACCTCGTGAAGAACGACCGCGGCGACGTGAACCGCGAGGGCCGGGTCTTCGACGACACCTACTGGCGCGAGCGCAACGACCGCGCGTTCCGGGACACCTCGATCCACCGATACCTGCCCGCCCTTCGGAAGGCGCTGGCCAAACTGAAAGCGGATCCGACGATTGCGCGCCTGCACGACGATTGCGTGCGTCTTCATCGTGAGAAGCGCGATGCATTGATGGCGATGCCTGCCTACGCCGAGATGCACGCCCACCTGCGCGACCTGCCGCCCTTCCCGCCCGGCGAATATGAGCTGATGGTGGAACTGGGCCTGGCCCCGGACCAGCAGCCGGAGTTGGCGAGATGA
- a CDS encoding glycosyltransferase family 2 protein: MRIYVHIGPDGQVSDRLQRILDGKRDQLLGKGVLYARSPGARNHTRLFMAVTDPEHVDSLRYNRGYIAPEKQRVLHDDVAHALTEEARRFPVDTLILSAHQLGTSLSTRSELTRLKALLAPISDDIRIVAHVDDPARMLVRRYPGQLLEGRGRSLGLELDTTTANSFWDAAIATRPKPDPQAGQFPEIQGANHWLDFRRMQSEWEAVFGAGSMTFRSIDFALLESERAPDEVRAAFGIADTIGKVEAWDLPAQPSAAWLTRCRLFNDAVLRLLAKKEVILPRQLWRKFLGEIKVHGAPVDADSLAALSERFAGDISALCAEHDGLDPALMAPDRAAAPWVEADPTNGFRATQYLMAFRWRINQATKEELANKAADLARLAARTPAPVSAPAAAPRTPALAGAAATLREVDAEADPTATENVDRILSPAARKVMPDLAKQNFVKLQTSSFAPHNRLGRVDEEALAAAYTPAPKRVLPNGSTGRVIVGCMKNEGPYILEWIAYHRAIGFDDFLIYTNGCEDGTSEILDRLQEIGILQHRNNDNWSGNSPQQFALDNALDEPVIRNAEWIAHIDVDEFVNIRTGNGTLDDLFAAVPDATNVAMTWRLFGHNDVLTLTDRFVIEQFDTCAPKFCPKPHTVWGFKTMFRNTGAYEKISCHRPNKLADGFDDKVKWVNGSGRDMTSEALRNGWRSSKRSIGYDLIQLNHYALRSAESYLIKRQRGRALHVDRNIGINYWIRMDWSVHRDITIKRNVPRVRAEYDRFLSDPVLKEWHGKAFQWHRAKADELHGMPEFEDLYQQALTLKLTETERVAYALALDLEN, translated from the coding sequence ATGCGCATCTACGTCCATATCGGTCCCGATGGTCAGGTGTCGGACCGGCTGCAACGCATCCTGGACGGCAAGCGCGACCAGCTTCTGGGCAAAGGCGTGCTTTACGCACGCTCGCCGGGCGCACGGAACCACACGCGACTGTTCATGGCTGTCACGGACCCGGAACATGTGGATTCCCTGCGCTACAACCGCGGATACATCGCGCCCGAAAAACAGCGCGTCCTGCATGACGACGTGGCGCATGCGCTGACCGAAGAAGCACGGCGCTTCCCCGTCGATACGCTGATCCTGTCGGCCCACCAGCTTGGCACCTCCCTGTCGACCCGTTCCGAACTGACGCGACTGAAGGCACTGCTGGCCCCCATCTCCGACGATATCCGGATCGTGGCGCATGTCGACGATCCGGCGCGGATGCTGGTGCGGCGCTATCCCGGGCAGTTGCTGGAAGGCCGGGGCCGCAGCCTTGGCCTTGAACTGGATACGACAACAGCCAACTCCTTCTGGGACGCCGCCATCGCGACCCGCCCTAAGCCGGACCCGCAGGCAGGCCAGTTCCCGGAGATCCAAGGGGCCAACCACTGGCTCGACTTCCGACGGATGCAAAGCGAGTGGGAGGCGGTCTTCGGCGCCGGGTCGATGACGTTCCGCAGCATCGACTTCGCGTTGCTGGAGTCAGAAAGAGCCCCCGATGAAGTCCGTGCGGCATTCGGCATCGCAGACACCATCGGCAAGGTGGAAGCCTGGGACTTGCCCGCCCAGCCCTCCGCCGCATGGTTGACCCGTTGCCGTCTGTTCAACGACGCGGTGTTGCGCCTGCTGGCAAAAAAAGAGGTCATCCTTCCCCGCCAGCTTTGGCGAAAGTTCCTGGGCGAAATCAAGGTGCACGGCGCCCCTGTGGACGCCGACAGCCTCGCGGCGCTCTCGGAACGTTTCGCGGGTGACATCTCCGCGCTCTGCGCCGAACACGACGGGCTGGACCCGGCGCTGATGGCACCGGACAGGGCCGCCGCCCCCTGGGTTGAGGCGGATCCGACGAACGGCTTCCGTGCGACACAATACCTGATGGCCTTCCGCTGGCGCATCAACCAGGCGACCAAGGAGGAACTGGCGAACAAGGCGGCGGACCTCGCGCGCCTCGCGGCCCGGACCCCGGCACCGGTCAGCGCACCGGCCGCCGCGCCGCGCACCCCGGCTCTGGCAGGCGCGGCTGCCACCCTGCGCGAGGTGGATGCCGAGGCTGACCCAACCGCGACGGAAAATGTCGACCGCATCCTGTCGCCCGCCGCGCGCAAGGTGATGCCCGATCTGGCCAAGCAGAACTTCGTCAAACTACAGACGTCGTCCTTTGCACCGCACAATCGGCTGGGCCGTGTCGACGAAGAGGCTCTGGCCGCCGCCTACACGCCCGCCCCGAAGCGCGTCCTGCCGAACGGCAGCACGGGCCGGGTCATTGTCGGCTGCATGAAGAACGAAGGGCCGTATATCCTCGAATGGATCGCCTATCACCGCGCAATCGGTTTCGACGATTTCCTGATCTACACCAACGGCTGCGAAGACGGCACATCCGAAATTCTCGACCGGCTGCAGGAAATCGGTATCTTGCAGCACCGCAACAACGACAACTGGTCCGGCAACTCGCCACAGCAGTTCGCGCTCGACAACGCACTGGACGAGCCGGTGATCCGAAACGCGGAGTGGATCGCACACATCGACGTGGACGAGTTCGTCAACATCCGGACCGGGAACGGAACGCTCGACGACCTCTTTGCCGCCGTACCGGATGCGACAAATGTGGCGATGACCTGGCGGCTCTTCGGACACAACGACGTGCTCACCCTCACGGACCGCTTCGTCATCGAGCAGTTCGACACCTGCGCGCCCAAGTTCTGCCCCAAGCCGCACACCGTCTGGGGCTTCAAGACGATGTTCAGGAACACCGGCGCCTACGAGAAGATCTCTTGCCACCGGCCCAACAAGCTGGCCGATGGCTTCGATGACAAGGTGAAATGGGTCAACGGCTCCGGCCGGGACATGACCTCGGAAGCGCTCCGGAACGGCTGGCGGTCGTCCAAGAGGTCGATCGGCTACGACCTGATCCAGCTGAATCATTATGCTCTGCGCTCGGCGGAAAGCTACCTGATCAAGCGCCAGCGCGGCCGCGCCCTGCACGTCGACCGCAACATCGGCATAAACTACTGGATCCGCATGGACTGGTCGGTGCACCGGGACATCACGATCAAGCGCAACGTTCCGCGTGTGCGCGCAGAATACGACCGGTTCCTGTCGGACCCGGTTCTGAAAGAGTGGCATGGCAAGGCTTTCCAATGGCACCGTGCCAAGGCCGATGAACTGCATGGAATGCCCGAATTCGAAGACCTGTACCAACAGGCGCTCACGCTGAAGCTCACGGAAACCGAACGGGTGGCCTATGCGCTCGCCCTTGATCTGGAGAACTGA
- a CDS encoding FkbM family methyltransferase has translation MDGSDGIERNAFLRSRGLKIPKHPELTTGRVRAALKEGTYERKECDAVMRVVREGDTVLELGGGMGYMSTLLAVKKKVAKIVTYEANPSLIDYIKSVHAANDVTNVEVRNALLAPEKGEPVPFYIRKNFLASSMSGDIDTDAIVREEKVEQQAIAPVIDALKPSVLVCDIEGAEAELLPAADWSSLRVAIIELHPQWIGQSGVQAVFDAMHKAGLTYFPKASEAKVVTFRKDW, from the coding sequence ATGGATGGCAGCGACGGCATCGAAAGAAATGCCTTCCTTCGTTCGCGCGGGCTGAAGATCCCCAAGCACCCGGAACTGACCACGGGACGGGTGCGCGCCGCTCTGAAAGAGGGGACCTATGAGCGCAAGGAATGCGACGCGGTCATGCGCGTCGTGCGCGAAGGCGACACCGTTCTCGAACTGGGTGGCGGCATGGGCTACATGTCCACCCTCCTCGCGGTGAAGAAGAAGGTCGCCAAGATCGTCACCTACGAGGCGAACCCTAGCCTCATCGACTACATCAAGTCGGTCCACGCCGCCAACGACGTGACCAACGTCGAGGTGCGCAATGCCCTGCTCGCGCCGGAAAAGGGCGAACCGGTGCCGTTCTACATCCGCAAGAACTTCCTTGCCTCTTCCATGAGCGGGGACATCGATACCGATGCCATCGTGCGCGAGGAGAAGGTCGAGCAGCAGGCCATAGCACCCGTGATAGACGCGTTGAAACCGTCGGTGCTCGTCTGCGACATCGAAGGCGCGGAGGCAGAGCTTCTGCCCGCCGCCGACTGGTCGTCGCTGCGTGTGGCGATCATCGAACTGCACCCGCAATGGATCGGTCAGAGCGGCGTGCAAGCGGTGTTCGACGCCATGCACAAAGCCGGTCTGACGTACTTCCCCAAGGCCAGCGAAGCCAAGGTTGTCACTTTCCGCAAGGATTGGTGA
- a CDS encoding glycosyltransferase family 2 protein produces MHITAVLCVRNEAAFLLDWIAHHLACGITHVVAMSNDCDDCTDAMLDRLAEMGHVTHIRNDGPYDSGGIQFTGLKLADKAKQVRRADWLLPIDIDEYVNVHAGDRTLPALIGALPEATAITLTWRLFGNAGVVRFTDTAVTQQFTRAAPEIMHWPWRAFMFKTLYRNDGTYRKLGVHRPRSPMEDRLANARWFDAHGRALDEQFRTRRIFSPFGQPLYGMAQLNHYPLGAMESYVLKADRGRAVHSDHALGMDYWVERNWCDVEDTSVLGLEGVAERRAAFAEDRVLGPLHERAVAWRHARFDALMAEEPNRALFARLLMAPPARPLSLDAARFLSGHATRARMTGDT; encoded by the coding sequence ATGCATATCACAGCCGTCCTTTGCGTCCGCAACGAAGCGGCCTTCCTGCTCGACTGGATAGCGCATCATCTCGCCTGCGGGATCACGCATGTCGTGGCGATGAGCAACGATTGCGACGACTGCACGGACGCGATGCTCGACCGGCTGGCAGAAATGGGCCACGTCACGCACATTCGCAACGACGGCCCCTACGACAGCGGTGGCATCCAGTTCACCGGGCTGAAGCTGGCAGACAAGGCGAAGCAAGTGCGGCGCGCCGACTGGCTCCTGCCCATCGACATCGACGAGTACGTGAACGTCCACGCGGGCGACCGGACCCTGCCCGCCCTGATCGGAGCCCTGCCCGAGGCCACCGCGATAACGCTGACATGGCGGCTCTTCGGCAATGCGGGCGTGGTCCGGTTCACAGACACGGCGGTCACGCAGCAGTTCACTCGCGCGGCACCGGAGATCATGCACTGGCCGTGGCGGGCGTTCATGTTCAAGACGCTCTACCGCAACGACGGCACCTACAGGAAACTCGGTGTCCACAGGCCCCGAAGCCCCATGGAGGACCGTCTGGCAAACGCGCGCTGGTTCGACGCGCATGGCCGCGCTTTGGACGAGCAATTCCGCACGCGCCGCATCTTCTCGCCCTTCGGACAGCCGCTCTACGGTATGGCGCAGCTCAACCACTATCCACTCGGTGCCATGGAAAGCTATGTTCTGAAGGCGGACAGGGGGCGTGCCGTCCACAGCGATCATGCGCTCGGAATGGACTACTGGGTCGAGAGGAACTGGTGCGACGTCGAGGACACCAGCGTCCTTGGATTGGAGGGAGTCGCGGAACGCCGGGCGGCATTTGCCGAGGACCGGGTGCTTGGCCCCCTGCATGAAAGGGCCGTGGCCTGGCGGCATGCGCGCTTCGACGCGCTCATGGCGGAGGAGCCAAACCGCGCGCTCTTTGCCCGCCTCCTCATGGCGCCACCCGCGCGCCCGCTTTCGCTCGACGCGGCGCGTTTCCTGAGTGGCCACGCGACCAGGGCCCGTATGACGGGCGACACCTAG
- the pyrC gene encoding dihydroorotase, with product MTQITLPRPDDWHLHLRDGAMLRAVAPETARHFGRAIIMPNLVPPVVTGDQAAAYRDRIMSALPEGSGFTPLMTLYLTETTDPDDLAKAHADGIIHAVKLYPAGATTNSASGVRDFDKVRPLLERMAEIGCPLCVHGEVVDADVDIFDREAVFIDRVLDPLRRATPDLRVVMEHITTAQGADYAREGGDALGATITTHHLVINRNAILVGGIKPHYYCLPVAKREEHRLALRKAATSGDPSFFLGTDSAPHLDPLKENACGCAGCFTATNTLSILAEVFEQDGALDKLQAFASLNGPRFYGLPVSEQTVTLTKGDPVEYPKKIDTEDGPVTVFDPMMPLHWRVD from the coding sequence ATGACCCAGATCACCCTTCCCCGCCCGGATGACTGGCACCTGCACCTGCGCGACGGCGCAATGCTGCGTGCCGTGGCCCCCGAAACCGCGCGCCATTTCGGACGTGCGATCATCATGCCCAACCTCGTGCCGCCCGTCGTGACCGGCGATCAGGCCGCCGCCTATCGCGACCGCATCATGTCGGCGCTTCCGGAAGGCAGCGGCTTCACCCCGCTGATGACGCTCTACCTGACCGAAACGACCGACCCCGACGACCTTGCCAAGGCGCATGCGGATGGCATCATCCACGCCGTGAAGCTTTACCCGGCCGGGGCCACGACCAACTCCGCCTCGGGCGTGCGCGACTTCGACAAGGTGCGCCCCCTGCTGGAGCGTATGGCCGAGATCGGCTGCCCGCTGTGCGTCCATGGCGAGGTGGTGGATGCGGACGTCGACATCTTCGACCGCGAGGCCGTGTTCATCGACCGCGTGCTGGATCCGCTGCGCCGCGCCACGCCGGACCTGCGCGTCGTGATGGAACATATCACCACCGCTCAGGGTGCCGATTACGCGCGCGAAGGCGGCGATGCGCTGGGGGCGACGATCACCACCCATCACCTGGTCATCAACCGAAACGCAATCCTCGTGGGCGGGATCAAGCCGCACTACTATTGCCTGCCGGTCGCCAAGCGCGAAGAACACCGGCTCGCCCTGCGCAAGGCCGCAACCTCCGGCGATCCGAGCTTCTTCCTCGGGACCGATTCCGCGCCGCACCTCGATCCGCTGAAGGAAAACGCCTGCGGGTGCGCCGGCTGCTTCACAGCGACCAACACGCTGTCGATCCTGGCCGAGGTCTTCGAGCAGGACGGCGCACTGGACAAGCTGCAGGCATTTGCCTCATTGAACGGACCGCGTTTTTACGGCTTGCCGGTCAGCGAGCAGACCGTGACCCTGACCAAGGGCGATCCGGTCGAATATCCGAAGAAGATCGACACCGAAGACGGCCCGGTCACCGTGTTCGACCCGATGATGCCGCTGCACTGGCGCGTCGACTGA